A single window of Populus nigra chromosome 17, ddPopNigr1.1, whole genome shotgun sequence DNA harbors:
- the LOC133677176 gene encoding B3 domain-containing transcription repressor VAL2-like, giving the protein MASSSIKSCMNATCGVSTSSSGGWRKGWALRSGDFAILCDNCGSAYEQSVFCEVFHSKDSGWRECTSCGKRLHCGCIASKSLLELLDGGGVNCTSCSKSAGVSSVNGDEKTNGFGMSKVDDAGELQSASADNQLTTETKLMQLGNCIDRIATRNLLQLQSSETDGSYRKMKQEDIIPPVGEIASTSFLNFNQISNASSQTAKPEIHKTTAAKDLYESLAQTNLSISLGSSLGNPNPFPGGVVDERVLAKASSPLQQGPRSRHLLPKPPKPALVLDANAGMVSQIRVARPPAEGRGRNQLLPRYWPRITDQELQQISGDPNSTIVPLFEKVLSASDAGRIGRLVLPKACAEAYFPPISQPEGLPLRIQDVKGKEWVFQFRFWPNNNSRMYVLEGVTPCIQSMKLQAGDTVTFSRMDPEGKLVMGFRKASNSIAMQDTQPSAISNGVPSSESYFSGVFENLPIISGYSGLLHSLKGSTDTHLSALSKHLHSASGDISWHKSEKQEARTRDGLLLPSLLAPERKRLRNIGSKSKRLLIDSLDALELKVTWEEAQDLLRPEPSIKPSIVTIEDHDFEEYEEPPVFGKTSIFVVRSIGGQEQWAQCDSCSKWRRLPIDVLLPPKWTCVDNAWDQSRCSCSAPDELAPRELENLLRLTKDFKKRRITSSHRPAQEHESSGLDALANAAILGDAGEQSTTAVAATTKHPRHRPGCSCIVCIQPPSGKGKHKPTCTCNVCMTVKRRFKTLMMRKKKRQSEREAEIAQRIQHMSGPKDEADVESSSKLASTPMDPSDNEARSGNELESKSQTNNLSKKLADSGKGHLDLNCHPGREEDSQAGLARMSMTSLLQVASLPLETYLKQNGLASLSEQQASSASHVPPQAGENGGRIDEDCQPASVAQEQESGGEEDDEPGPDQSQTDLL; this is encoded by the exons atggcgtCGTCGTCGATTAAGAGCTGCATGAATGCAACATGTGGAGTCTCGACGTCGAGTTCTGGCGGGTGGAGAAAAGGGTGGGCTCTGCGATCTGGTGATTTCGCCATTCTCTGCGATAACTGCGg GTCCGCGTATGAGCAATCAGTTTTTTGTGAGGTTTTCCACTCAAAGGATTCTGGGTGGAGGGAGTGCACTTCGTGCGGAAAG CGTCTCCATTGTGGATGCATTGCATCCAAGTCTCTGCTCGAGCTACTTGATGGCGGGGGTGTGAACTGTACAAGCTGTTCTAAAAGTGCAGGAGTCAGTTCT GTGAATGGTGATGAAAAAACTAATGGATTTGGTATGTCAAAAGTTGATGATGCTGGGGAACTGCAATCTGCTTCTGCTGACAACCAGTTAACAACCGAAACAAAGCTGATGCAGTTAGGTAATTGTATTGATCGTATTGCCACGAGAAATTTGCTCCAGTTACAGAGTAGTGAGACAGACGGGTCTTACAGGAAAATGAAACAGGAGGATATAATACCTCCTGTAGGAGAAATTGCAAGTACaagtttcttgaattttaaccaaatatccAATGCATCATCTCAAACTGCCAAACCAGAGATTCATAAAACCACTGCAGCAAAAGATTTATATGAATCACTAGCACAAACAAACTTGAGTATCAGTCTTGGTTCTTCTTTAGGAAACCCAAATCCTTTTCCTGGAGGTGTTGTCGATGAAAGGGTACTGGCTAAGGCATCCTCTCCACTCCAGCAGGGGCCCAGGTCTCGCCATCTATTGCCAAAGCCTCCAAAGCCAGCCCTTGTTCTGGATGCAAATGCGGGCATGGTCTCACAGATACGTGTTGCGAGGCCACCTGCTGAAGGACGGGGACGGAATCAGCTGCTTCCTCGTTATTGGCCTAGGATTACAGATCAAGAATTGCAGCAAATATCTGGAGA TCCAAACTCTACCATTGTCCCATTGTTTGAAAAGGTTCTCAGTGCGAGTGATGCTGGTCGCATTGGCCGTTTGGTTCTCCCTAAAGCATGTGCTGAA GCATATTTTCCTCCCATCTCTCAACCTGAAGGTCTTCCTTTACGGATTCAAGATGTGAAGGGGAAAGAGTGGGTATTTCAGTTCAGGTTCTGGCCTAACAATAACAGCAGGATGTACGTCTTGGAGGGTGTAACTCCATGTATACAGTCCATGAAATTGCAAGCTGGAGATACTG TGACATTTAGCCGTATGGATCCAGAAGGAAAACTTGTCATGGGATTTAGAAAAGCATCAAACTCTATTGCAATGCAG GACACCCAACCATCTGCCATTTCTAATGGTGTTCCTTCAAGTGAAAGTTACTTTTCGGGTGTTTTTGAGAACCTACCTATAATAAGTGGTTACTCTGGTCTTCTCCATTCACTAAAGGGAAGCACCGATACACACTTAAGTGCACTGTCCAAACATCTGCATTCAGCTAGTGGTGATATTAGCTGGCATAAATCTGAGAAGCAAGAAGCCAGGACAAGGGATGGCTTGCTGCTACCATCATTGCTGGCTCCTGAGAGAAAAAGGTTGCGAAATATTGGGTCTAAAAGTAAGAGGCTACTAATCGATAGCCTAGATGCTTTGGAGCTCAAAGTTACATGGGAAGAGGCGCAGGATTTACTTCGCCCGGAACCAAGTATCAAGCCTAGCATTGTAACCATCGAGGATCATGATTTTGAAGAATATGAA GAACCACCGGTTTTTGGGAAGACGAGTATCTTCGTAGTTCGTTCAATTGG AGGACAAGAGCAATGGGCTCAGTGTGATAGTTGCTCCAAGTGGCGAAGGTTGCCGATTGATGTTCTTCTTCCGCCTAAGTGGACATGCGTGGACAATGCCTGGGATCAAAGCAG GTGTTCTTGCTCTGCTCCAGATGAATTGGCCCCGAGGGAGTTGGAAAATCTACTGAGACTGACCAAGG ATTTCAAGAAACGGAGAATTACAAGCAGCCATCGTCCAGCCCAGGAGCATGAATCTTCTGGTCTGGATGCTCTGGCCAATGCTGCGATCCTTGGGGACGCGGGTGAGCAAAGCACCACTGCTGTTGCAGCCACAACCAAACACCCCAGGCATCGTCCTGGCTGCTCATGCATTGTGTGTATCCAGCCCCCAAGTGGGAAGGGGAAGCACAAGCCTACATGCACATGTAATGTCTGCATGACAGTTAAACGCCGTTTCAAAACCTTAATGATGCGCAAAAAGAAGCGTCAATCAGAGCGTGAAGCAGAGATTGCTCAGAGGATTCAGCATATGTCCGGTCCTAAAGATGAAGCAGACGTAGAGAGTAGCTCTAAGCTTGCATCGACGCCTATGGATCCTTCAGATAATGAAGCCAGGTCAGGGAACGAGTTAGAATCCAAAAGCCAAACCAATAATCTGTCAAAAAAATTGGCCGACTCAGGCAAGGGACATCTAGATTTAAACTGCCATCCTGGCCGTGAAGAAGACTCACAAGCAGGGTTAGCGCGAATGAGCATGACAAGTCTTCTTCAAGTAGCAAGCCTTCCATTGGAGACATACTTGAAGCAGAATGGTCTCGCAAGTTTATCCGAACAACAAGCAAGTTCTGCATCGCATGTACCACCACAAGCTGGGGAAAATGGAGGGAGAATTGATGAGGATTGCCAACCTGCTTCGGTTGCTCAAGAGCAGGAGAGCGGAGGCGAAGAGGATGATGAACCTGGACCAGACCAAAGCCAAACTGACCTTCTATAA
- the LOC133677177 gene encoding probable serine/threonine-protein kinase PBL1, with product MSWCLKVSRIECNKMGCFTALKCKKKRPEPSVSIKRVSPKEQIPTTLPEPQVPTRSLQSAPPSFRTRVKPVQPENKVPSNRARALSAPESLDAAEQDALASAEYDEHEESKNRIGISKEQRLPGPQPLPLPSPQGGAILKPMSSFKSVNSSGSLYASGPLPLPRSGTYSGTLRNFPYEEIQSACCNFSSDRCVSEGLSSIMFRASFGDETASSKKFEASVIRLNPSPQGLKEFINEVNTLASLQHPNLCKLLGYHARDGSDQRMLVYERLYHGSLDRLLYGRSDGPPIDWNTRMKIALCAAQGLAFLHEEGPFQAMYNEFSTANIQIDKDFSAKLSGYGCVGHIPETEISNSTAAAANLSVETVERGLLTPKSNVWSFGIFLLELLTGRKNLDSRHPREERNLVKWTRPFLADDCRLSLIMDPQLKCRFPAKAARTLADIALRCLQKDPLERPTMRTIVEHLKVIQDMKYSSRFPLQEPAAVAGKQMSRSPSLNGIITPAPRLSFSPSPPSRARPSISPTRPRALPPSLPPRACSSTLSLEELERQESRKSSSSAVRRPGVEGF from the exons ATGAGCTGGTGTTTAAag GTTTCAAGAATTGAATGTAATAAGATGGGTTGTTTCACTGCTTTAAAGTGCAAAAAGAAAAGGCCTGAGCCGTCAGTTTCCATCAAGCGTGTCAGTCCTAAGGAGCAAATACCAACTACTCTACCTGAGCCACAGGTCCCAACACGTTCATTGCAGTCAGCACCCCCTAGTTTTCGGACCAGAGTGAAGCCTGTTCAACCAGAAAACAAAGTACCTAGCAACAGGGCACGGGCATTATCGGCTCCAGAAAGCCTTGATGCAGCAGAACAAGATGCTCTTGCATCAGCTGAATATGATGAGCATGAGGAGTCAAAAAACCGAATTGGAATTTCAAAGGAACAACGGCTACCGGGTCCACAACCTCTTCCACTCCCTTCACCTCAGGGCGGTGCTATACTGAAGCCTATGAGTAGCTTTAAATCAGTGAATAGCAGTGGCTCTCTTTATGCTTCTGGTCCCTTGCCACTGCCTCGCAGTGGAACATACAGTGGAACACTGAGGAACTTTCCATATGAAGAAATTCAATCTGCTTGCTGCAATTTCTCCTCAGATCGATGTGTCTCTGAAGGCCTTTCTTCCATAATGTTCAGGGCTTCCTTTGGAGATGAAACTGCAAGTTCGAAGAAGTTTGAAGCTAGTGTTATTCGCCTTAACCCATCTCCTCAG GGTTTAAAGGAATTTATTAATGAGGTTAATACCCTTGCATCTTTGCAACATCCAAACTTATGCAAGTTGCTTGGTTACCATGCACGTGATGGCTCAGACCAGAGAATGCTGGTCTATGAGAGGCTTTATCATGGAAGCTTGGATCGGTTACTGTATGGAAGGTCTGATGGCCCTCCCATTGACTGGAATACCAGGATGAAAATTGCTTTATGTGCTGCACAAGGTCTTGCTTTCTTGCATGAAGAAGGGCCTTTCCAG GCTATGTACAATGAGTTTTCTACCGCCAACATACAAATTGACAAAGACTTTAGTGCAAAGCTTTCAGGATATGGTTGTGTTGGCCACATCCCTGAAACAGAGATCTCTAACAGTACAGCG GCTGCCGCAAATCTCTCTGTAGAGACAGTAGAGAGAGGGCTATTGACTCCGAAGAGCAATGTATGGAGCTTTGgaatttttcttcttgaacTGCTCACTGGCCGGAAAAATCTTGATAGTCGTCATCCTAGAGAAGAGAGGAACTTGGTCAAGTGGACCCGGCCATTTCTAGCTGATGACTGTCGACTATCGTTGATTATGGATCCTCAACTAAAATGCCGTTTCCCTGCAAAAGCAGCCCGCACATTGGCAGACATTGCTCTAAGATGTCTTCAGAAGGATCCTTTAGAAAGACCAACTATGAGAACCATTGTGGAACATCTCAAAGTCATACAAGACATGAAATACTCCAGTCGCTTCCCTCTGCAAGAGCCAGCAGCAGTTGCTGGTAAACAAATGTCCAGATCTCCTAGTCTCAATGGGATCATCACCCCAGCACCAAGGTTAAGTTTCTCACCGTCTCCACCATCCAGAGCCCGGCCATCCATTTCCCCTACCAGGCCTCGAGCATTGCCTCCATCTCTTCCTCCCCGTGCTTGTTCCTCAACTCTCTCTCTTGAGGAACTAGAACGGCAAGAAAGCAGGAAATCATCTTCGTCGGCTGTTCGAAGGCCAGGTGTTGAAGGATTTTGA